In Fusarium oxysporum f. sp. lycopersici 4287 chromosome 4, whole genome shotgun sequence, a genomic segment contains:
- a CDS encoding hypothetical protein (At least one base has a quality score < 10), with protein MSGLPEGWESDYDGRRWFYKYKPTGHIQYHFPKEGDEFPDFIDTFSPAPVLAPEERLESQQQVRRYASTTTPAKLSPKKEDGGYGMSATARPVSMTWDGGFEDEENGVFQPENFMYLGPGTYNDVSPLAEEEEEAARRVVAGGIEGRVEKSSSKGVSPLNSERTTPAQGTTIAGPVTGEPVLVPPTVVEEVHEMPVVEPPPPHDPVGIIAEMPTDDTAQAHIEKHPPPVEMADNMVLAPIETAVSMMAELPERTSPKTKKKEEPQLAPGSLRDYGAQMQPLRISKKPAEEMPPGFQSYKPADISVDIPPNPAPLRRATFQPGGSMMDASPVRPPDRGHSGTPNVLSPPQVPPKRPLDEPSQPQIPPKHPEQPPPLSIANNGSLVPDQQPELSHMPSVLKPARGKVPGQQTVPGPARPPQGHGYVPPTQGKHPPSMTPAPLVQQQRLEEPRMGVQRVNTVPELLPSQRPQSTVQTGHQVLAPSTMNQQHVPKRPASVMPEMVAGQSREQIQGRYNAGPQQGGNLPYRGPVENVSPAGLPRSETAGPITPFPPYPVDNPPYPDDGPVYHRENPPYPEEPFVQKQISGQGSSDPSPPISSNRRHSSFSSAVISPDSRHGSMSFPTQTPSPMEHSRRASTNSSINPNYTPSPVSQTSSSMQSFSPTPPSVPTNQYQQGSYFTMQDVEGQGHNIAARDVLRKKSLSRSTDARRSSVGADPVAAQRGSPLAQQTGQGYNIAPQGVSRSQSLRQLPQGNVAPQNQPPTAPTPPPPQGQQGLGRIEEYEEAPGATVSRSSTVSVSTDMRKRSVGSSVQPSPMGSRRTSWQAESPKNVSPIQFQGQQGPIPQGHAGQPMHQMQAPQGAPMAAQNSKQLQRKPSQGHAPQPQNQQLSARDSRAPQGVPPQQGPRSQGQPMQGQVIPPQVQGKAPHPGQVSTPVQNVLHKPPPAPAPTPPAPAPTPPALAPKPTPTRLQKRSSYPASPAGQLPPQLQFPQGPVPPGQMPQGPTPGPYLHKDNNKWPIMARDPTGECSRKSRFPPNQQQWQPGMQPMTPQGSRPVSMQMPTQASQSAGAKEGKEGKKWLKWLKGGSKSVSHSPTTPVISSPISPAVGRPSWGGGEYAQQAVWQPGQPMSSAKPGFQGNTVPPQSQPGQMHQPAQPPTQPVQAPPQHGQMGFRPGQPLPRTGPLPPQAAQFPQTSQASQQPSQIPPQSGQMLHQGGPPAQPGQIIPQTMQLPSQQRQPPQNRQMPLQQGQINTQPGPAPTPSSQIPPQAMQLPPQNRQSPPQQERMPTQQVQTQPQFNQMTFKPGQVPPPGPVPRDRQPEPRGYSTGGQSVGVSATQPVTIPPKVPDPSMAPPVRVEPSNISQRQAPPQRQPSPAQPKALEQAPMPQSKAPKPPQPPQIATPNTLQPQPNSQRVHLNNDSQSSSDVTPRISAETARVGTEAAPPPSNLQYQQATSRPEPIPQLNTSKHDITTAPLPSKPDEPKFVQPHTRDQHMNQEPAPHKADHRSAAYANSSIQNQHSNNNTKPISNIPQPAPAKPAAPAAEDKWAKKPVVDYSGGDWGDDDDWDY; from the exons ATGTCGGGCCTACCAGAAGGCTGGGAATCCGACTACGATGGCCGACGCTGGTTCTACAAGTACAAGCCAACGGGGCATATTCAGTACCACTTCCCAAAGGAAGGCGACGAGTTTCCCGACTTCATAGATACGTTTTCGCCAGCGCCAGTCCTTGCGCCCGAAGAACGTCTCGAATCGCAGCAGCAGGTCCGAAGATATGCGAGCACGACTACACCTGCGAAGTTGAGCCCGAAAaaggaagatggaggttATGGTATGTCGGCTACGGCGCGGCCCGTAAGCATGACATGGGATGGTGggtttgaagatgaggagaatgGAGTGTTTCAGCCAGAAAACTTTATGTATCTGGGGCCTGGCACTTATAATGATGTGAGCCCACtggcagaggaggaagaggaggctgCGAGACGAGTTGTTGCGGGCGGAATTGAAGGAAGAGTTGAGAAAAGCTCCTCTAAAGGTGTGAGTCCTCTAAACAGTGAGAGGACGACGCCTGCTCAAGGGACGACAATCGCGGGTCCGGTCACAGGAGAACCCGTCTTGGTGCCGCCTAcagttgttgaagaggttCATGAGATGCCGGTCGTCGAGCCTCCTCCACCGCATGACCCTGTGGGCATTATCGCCGAGATGCCGACAGACGACACAGCTCAGGCCCATATTGAGAAACACCCTCCACCGGTCGAGATGGCGGATAACATGGTCCTGGCGCCTATTGAGACTGCAGTTTCTATGATGGCTGAGTTACCAGAGCGAACCAGTCCGAAGACCAAGAAAAAGGAGGAACCACAGCTTGCGCCTGGATCACTGCGGGACTATGGCGCACAAATGCAGCCGTTACGGATATCCAAGAAGcctgctgaggagatgcCGCCTGGCTTTCAATCATATAAGCCAGCAGATATTTCTGTTGATATACCCCCAAACCCAGCGCCTCTTCGACGAGCGACTTTCCAACCTGGGGGGTCAATGATGGACGCAAGTCCTGTTCGGCCTCCTGATAGAGGTCATTCTGGTACGCCCAATGTCCTGTCGCCGCCTCAGGTACCACCAAAGCGTCCTCTCGATGAGCCTTCACAGCCTCAAATACCGCCAAAGCACCCTGAacaacctcctcctctgaGCATTGCCAACAATGGATCTTTGGTCCCGGATCAGCAACCAGAGTTATCCCATATGCCTTCTGTACTGAAGCCAGCACGAGGAAAAGTTCCTGGTCAGCAAACTGTGCCTGGTCCTGCAAGACCACCACAAGGACATGGTTACGTACCACCTACACAAGGGAAACATCCTCCATCTATGACTCCAGCACCCCTTGTTCAGCAACAGCGCCTAGAAGAACCGCGAATGGGCGTCCAAAGGGTCAACACTGTGCCTGAACTATTACCTTCTCAGAGACCACAGTCCACCGTCCAAACTGGACATCAGGTGTTAGCACCTAGTACAATGAATCAGCAACATGTACCAAAACGACCGGCTAGTGTGATGCCTGAAATGGTGGCTGGACAATCTCGGGAACAAATCCAAGGCCGTTACAATGCTGGGCCGCAACAAGGCGGAAATCTACCTTATCGAGGTCCAGTTGAGAATGTGTCACCGGCAGGTCTTCCGCGATCGGAAACTGCAGGGCCTATAACTCCATTTCCTCCATACCCAGTTGATAATCCACCTTATCCTGATGATGGACCAGTTTATCACAGAGAGAACCCGCCATACCCAGAAGAACCTTTTGTACAGAAGCAAATATCAGGTCAAGGCTCTAGCGATCCATCTCCCCCCATATCCAGCAACCGGCGACACTCATCATTTAGCTCTGCAGTCATCTCGCCAGATTCGAGACACGGCAGCATGTCATTTCCCACTCAAACGCCATCTCCCATGGAACATAGTCGTCGCGCATCAACCAATTCAAGCATCAATCCAAACTATACGCCTTCTCCTGTTTCCCAAACTTCGTCTTCAATGCAGAGTTTCTCACCAACGCCTCCGTCTGTTCCGACCAATCAGTATCAACAAGGATCATACTTTACTATGCAAGATGTTGAAGGTCAAGGCCATAACATTGCTGCCCGAGACGTGCTGCGCAAGAAATCTCTAAGTCGAAGCACGGATGCTAGACGTAGCTCGGTCGGGGCAGACCCTGTTGCTGCCCAACGTGGATCACCTTTGGCGCAACAAACTGGACAGGGTTATAATATTGCACCTCAGGGAGTATCACGTTCGCAGTCCCTTCGACAATTACCTCAAGGAAATGTTGCACCACAAAATCAACCTCCCACTGCGCCTacgccaccaccaccacagGGACAACAAGGCCTAGGACGCATCGAGGAGTACGAAGAAGCTCCGGGCGCAACAGTGAGTCGGTCTTCGACCGTGAGTGTATCAACAGACATGAGGAAGAGATCAGTAGGTTCGTCTGTGCAGCCAAGTCCGATGGGAAGTCGAAGAACAAGTTGGCAAGCTGAAAGCCCGAAAAATGTTTCACCTATCCAGTTCCAAGGACAGCAGGGCCCAATACCACAGGGCCATGCAGGACAGCCTATGCATCAAAtgcaagctcctcaaggtGCTCCTATGGCAGCTCAGAATTCGAAGCAGTTGCAGCGAAAACCTTCACAAGGACATgcacctcaacctcaaaaCCAACAATTGTCTGCCCGAGATTCGAGAGCACCTCAGGGAGTTCCTCCACAGCAAGGCCCTAGATCACAGGGGCAACCTATGCAAGGCCAGGTGATACCACCCCAGGTTCAAGGGAAAGCACCTCATCCTGGGCAGGTATCTACACCGGTGCAGAATGTTCTCCATAAACCTCCTCCTGCGCCTGCCCCAACGCCTCCTGCGCCTGCCCCAACGCCTCCAGCGCTAGCCCCTAAGCCTACACCAACGAGGTTGCAAAAACGCTCGTCTTATCCAGCCAGTCCAGCAGGACAGCTGCCTCCTCAACTCCAGTTCCCGCAGGGCCCTGTTCCTCCTGGGCAAATGCCACAAGGTCCAACGCCAGGTCCATACCTCCACAAGGACAACAACAAATGGCCTATCATGGCCAGGGATCCAACGGGAGAATGCAGCCGCAAGTCCAGATTCCCTCCAAACCAACAGCAATGGCAGCCTGGCATGCAGCCTATGACACCTCAGGGCTCTCGCCCAGTCTCTATGCAGATGCCAACTCAGGCTTCACAAAGCGCTGGGGCAAAGGAAGGCAAGGAGGGAAAGAAGTGGCTCAAGTGGTTGAAGGGTGGCTCCAAATCTGTTTCACATAGTCCAACTACGCCAGTCATTTCTTCACCTATATCACCTGCTGTTGGACGTCCCAGTTGGGGCGGTGGAGAGTATGCTCAGCAAGCTGTATGGCAGCCCGGGCAGCCTATGTCTTCTGCCAAACCAGGCTTCCAGGGAAATACGGTGcctcctcaatctcaacctgGGCAGATGCATCAACCAGCTCAACCACCAACTCAGCCCGTCCAGGCACCCCCTCAGCATGGCCAGATGGGTTTCAGACCTGGTCAGCCACTTCCTCGGACTGGACCACTACCGCCTCAAGCCGCTCAGTTTCCCCAGACCAGTCAAGCGTCtcagcagccaagccaaaTACCTCCCCAGTCTGGACAGATGCTACATCAAGGAGGACCTCCAGCCCAGCCAGGCCAGATTATCCCTCAAACCATGCAAttgccttctcaacaacggcAACCACCTCAGAACAGACAGATGCCACTACAGCAGGGACAGATAAATACCCAGCCAGGACCAGCACCGACTCCATCGAGCCAGATTCCTCCTCAAGCAATGCAGTTGCCGCCCCAGAACCGACAGTCACCTCCCCAACAGGAACGAATGCCCACTCAACAGGTTCAAACGCAACCGCAGTTTAATCAAATGACGTTTAAGCCTGGCCAAGTTCCTCCCCCAGGTCCAGTACCGAGAGATCGACAGCCTGAGCCTAGAGGATACTCAACGGGAGGGCAATCTGTAGGAGTTTCGGCAACACAGCCTGTGACTATACCTCCTAAAGTGCCAGACCCTTCCATGGCTCCTCCTGTAAGAGTTGAACCGAGCAACATTTCTCAGCGACAAGCGCCACCTCAAAGACAACCATCCCCAGCCCAACCAAAAGCTTTGGAACAAGCACCTATGCCTCAGTCTAAAGCTCCTAAGCCGCCTCAACCTCCACAAATTGCTACGCCAAACAcccttcaacctcagccaAACAGCCAGAGAG TCCATCTGAATAACGACTCTCAGTCAAGCTCAGATGTGACTCCGAGAATATCCGCAGAGACTGCTCGTGTGGGAACAGAGGCTGCTCCGCCTCCCTCAAACCTACAATATCAGCAGGCTACTTCTAGACCTGAGCCCATACCTCAGCTCAACACTTCAAAGCACGATATCACTACAGCACCTTTGCCCTCCAAACCCGACGAGCCAAAGTTTGTCCAACCCCATACACGGGACCAACATATGAACCAGGAGCCAGCACCGCACAAGGCTGATCATCGCTCTGCGGCTTATGCCAATTCCAGTATTCAAAATCAACACAGCAACAATAATACCAAACCGATTTCGAATATACCACAACCGGCACCTGCCAAGCCAGCTGCCCCAGCCGCAGAAGACAAATGGGCAAAAAAACCAGTAGTAGACTATTCTGGTGGAGACTGGGgagatgacgatgactggGACTACTGA
- a CDS encoding hypothetical protein (At least one base has a quality score < 10), whose product MSGLPEGWESDYDGRRWFYKYKPTGHIQYHFPKEGDEFPDFIDTFSPAPVLAPEERLESQQQVRRYASTTTPAKLSPKKEDGGYGMSATARPVSMTWDGGFEDEENGVFQPENFMYLGPGTYNDVSPLAEEEEEAARRVVAGGIEGRVEKSSSKGVSPLNSERTTPAQGTTIAGPVTGEPVLVPPTVVEEVHEMPVVEPPPPHDPVGIIAEMPTDDTAQAHIEKHPPPVEMADNMVLAPIETAVSMMAELPERTSPKTKKKEEPQLAPGSLRDYGAQMQPLRISKKPAEEMPPGFQSYKPADISVDIPPNPAPLRRATFQPGGSMMDASPVRPPDRGHSGTPNVLSPPQVPPKRPLDEPSQPQIPPKHPEQPPPLSIANNGSLVPDQQPELSHMPSVLKPARGKVPGQQTVPGPARPPQGHGYVPPTQGKHPPSMTPAPLVQQQRLEEPRMGVQRVNTVPELLPSQRPQSTVQTGHQVLAPSTMNQQHVPKRPASVMPEMVAGQSREQIQGRYNAGPQQGGNLPYRGPVENVSPAGLPRSETAGPITPFPPYPVDNPPYPDDGPVYHRENPPYPEEPFVQKQISGQGSSDPSPPISSNRRHSSFSSAVISPDSRHGSMSFPTQTPSPMEHSRRASTNSSINPNYTPSPVSQTSSSMQSFSPTPPSVPTNQYQQGSYFTMQDVEGQGHNIAARDVLRKKSLSRSTDARRSSVGADPVAAQRGSPLAQQTGQGYNIAPQGVSRSQSLRQLPQGNVAPQNQPPTAPTPPPPQGQQGLGRIEEYEEAPGATVSRSSTVSVSTDMRKRSVGSSVQPSPMGSRRTSWQAESPKNVSPIQFQGQQGPIPQGHAGQPMHQMQAPQGAPMAAQNSKQLQRKPSQGHAPQPQNQQLSARDSRAPQGVPPQQGPRSQGQPMQGQVIPPQVQGKAPHPGQVSTPVQNVLHKPPPAPAPTPPAPAPTPPALAPKPTPTRLQKRSSYPASPAGQLPPQLQFPQGPVPPGQMPQGPTPGPYLHKDNNKWPIMARDPTGECSRKSRFPPNQQQWQPGMQPMTPQGSRPVSMQMPTQASQSAGAKEGKEGKKWLKWLKGGSKSVSHSPTTPVISSPISPAVGRPSWGGGEYAQQAVWQPGQPMSSAKPGFQGNTVPPQSQPGQMHQPAQPPTQPVQAPPQHGQMGFRPGQPLPRTGPLPPQAAQFPQTSQASQQPSQIPPQSGQMLHQGGPPAQPGQIIPQTMQLPSQQRQPPQNRQMPLQQGQINTQPGPAPTPSSQIPPQAMQLPPQNRQSPPQQERMPTQQVQTQPQFNQMTFKPGQVPPPGPVPRDRQPEPRGYSTGGQSVGVSATQPVTIPPKVPDPSMAPPVRVEPSNISQRQAPPQRQPSPAQPKALEQAPMPQSKAPKPPQPPQIATPNTLQPQPNSQRVNLKSI is encoded by the exons ATGTCGGGCCTACCAGAAGGCTGGGAATCCGACTACGATGGCCGACGCTGGTTCTACAAGTACAAGCCAACGGGGCATATTCAGTACCACTTCCCAAAGGAAGGCGACGAGTTTCCCGACTTCATAGATACGTTTTCGCCAGCGCCAGTCCTTGCGCCCGAAGAACGTCTCGAATCGCAGCAGCAGGTCCGAAGATATGCGAGCACGACTACACCTGCGAAGTTGAGCCCGAAAaaggaagatggaggttATGGTATGTCGGCTACGGCGCGGCCCGTAAGCATGACATGGGATGGTGggtttgaagatgaggagaatgGAGTGTTTCAGCCAGAAAACTTTATGTATCTGGGGCCTGGCACTTATAATGATGTGAGCCCACtggcagaggaggaagaggaggctgCGAGACGAGTTGTTGCGGGCGGAATTGAAGGAAGAGTTGAGAAAAGCTCCTCTAAAGGTGTGAGTCCTCTAAACAGTGAGAGGACGACGCCTGCTCAAGGGACGACAATCGCGGGTCCGGTCACAGGAGAACCCGTCTTGGTGCCGCCTAcagttgttgaagaggttCATGAGATGCCGGTCGTCGAGCCTCCTCCACCGCATGACCCTGTGGGCATTATCGCCGAGATGCCGACAGACGACACAGCTCAGGCCCATATTGAGAAACACCCTCCACCGGTCGAGATGGCGGATAACATGGTCCTGGCGCCTATTGAGACTGCAGTTTCTATGATGGCTGAGTTACCAGAGCGAACCAGTCCGAAGACCAAGAAAAAGGAGGAACCACAGCTTGCGCCTGGATCACTGCGGGACTATGGCGCACAAATGCAGCCGTTACGGATATCCAAGAAGcctgctgaggagatgcCGCCTGGCTTTCAATCATATAAGCCAGCAGATATTTCTGTTGATATACCCCCAAACCCAGCGCCTCTTCGACGAGCGACTTTCCAACCTGGGGGGTCAATGATGGACGCAAGTCCTGTTCGGCCTCCTGATAGAGGTCATTCTGGTACGCCCAATGTCCTGTCGCCGCCTCAGGTACCACCAAAGCGTCCTCTCGATGAGCCTTCACAGCCTCAAATACCGCCAAAGCACCCTGAacaacctcctcctctgaGCATTGCCAACAATGGATCTTTGGTCCCGGATCAGCAACCAGAGTTATCCCATATGCCTTCTGTACTGAAGCCAGCACGAGGAAAAGTTCCTGGTCAGCAAACTGTGCCTGGTCCTGCAAGACCACCACAAGGACATGGTTACGTACCACCTACACAAGGGAAACATCCTCCATCTATGACTCCAGCACCCCTTGTTCAGCAACAGCGCCTAGAAGAACCGCGAATGGGCGTCCAAAGGGTCAACACTGTGCCTGAACTATTACCTTCTCAGAGACCACAGTCCACCGTCCAAACTGGACATCAGGTGTTAGCACCTAGTACAATGAATCAGCAACATGTACCAAAACGACCGGCTAGTGTGATGCCTGAAATGGTGGCTGGACAATCTCGGGAACAAATCCAAGGCCGTTACAATGCTGGGCCGCAACAAGGCGGAAATCTACCTTATCGAGGTCCAGTTGAGAATGTGTCACCGGCAGGTCTTCCGCGATCGGAAACTGCAGGGCCTATAACTCCATTTCCTCCATACCCAGTTGATAATCCACCTTATCCTGATGATGGACCAGTTTATCACAGAGAGAACCCGCCATACCCAGAAGAACCTTTTGTACAGAAGCAAATATCAGGTCAAGGCTCTAGCGATCCATCTCCCCCCATATCCAGCAACCGGCGACACTCATCATTTAGCTCTGCAGTCATCTCGCCAGATTCGAGACACGGCAGCATGTCATTTCCCACTCAAACGCCATCTCCCATGGAACATAGTCGTCGCGCATCAACCAATTCAAGCATCAATCCAAACTATACGCCTTCTCCTGTTTCCCAAACTTCGTCTTCAATGCAGAGTTTCTCACCAACGCCTCCGTCTGTTCCGACCAATCAGTATCAACAAGGATCATACTTTACTATGCAAGATGTTGAAGGTCAAGGCCATAACATTGCTGCCCGAGACGTGCTGCGCAAGAAATCTCTAAGTCGAAGCACGGATGCTAGACGTAGCTCGGTCGGGGCAGACCCTGTTGCTGCCCAACGTGGATCACCTTTGGCGCAACAAACTGGACAGGGTTATAATATTGCACCTCAGGGAGTATCACGTTCGCAGTCCCTTCGACAATTACCTCAAGGAAATGTTGCACCACAAAATCAACCTCCCACTGCGCCTacgccaccaccaccacagGGACAACAAGGCCTAGGACGCATCGAGGAGTACGAAGAAGCTCCGGGCGCAACAGTGAGTCGGTCTTCGACCGTGAGTGTATCAACAGACATGAGGAAGAGATCAGTAGGTTCGTCTGTGCAGCCAAGTCCGATGGGAAGTCGAAGAACAAGTTGGCAAGCTGAAAGCCCGAAAAATGTTTCACCTATCCAGTTCCAAGGACAGCAGGGCCCAATACCACAGGGCCATGCAGGACAGCCTATGCATCAAAtgcaagctcctcaaggtGCTCCTATGGCAGCTCAGAATTCGAAGCAGTTGCAGCGAAAACCTTCACAAGGACATgcacctcaacctcaaaaCCAACAATTGTCTGCCCGAGATTCGAGAGCACCTCAGGGAGTTCCTCCACAGCAAGGCCCTAGATCACAGGGGCAACCTATGCAAGGCCAGGTGATACCACCCCAGGTTCAAGGGAAAGCACCTCATCCTGGGCAGGTATCTACACCGGTGCAGAATGTTCTCCATAAACCTCCTCCTGCGCCTGCCCCAACGCCTCCTGCGCCTGCCCCAACGCCTCCAGCGCTAGCCCCTAAGCCTACACCAACGAGGTTGCAAAAACGCTCGTCTTATCCAGCCAGTCCAGCAGGACAGCTGCCTCCTCAACTCCAGTTCCCGCAGGGCCCTGTTCCTCCTGGGCAAATGCCACAAGGTCCAACGCCAGGTCCATACCTCCACAAGGACAACAACAAATGGCCTATCATGGCCAGGGATCCAACGGGAGAATGCAGCCGCAAGTCCAGATTCCCTCCAAACCAACAGCAATGGCAGCCTGGCATGCAGCCTATGACACCTCAGGGCTCTCGCCCAGTCTCTATGCAGATGCCAACTCAGGCTTCACAAAGCGCTGGGGCAAAGGAAGGCAAGGAGGGAAAGAAGTGGCTCAAGTGGTTGAAGGGTGGCTCCAAATCTGTTTCACATAGTCCAACTACGCCAGTCATTTCTTCACCTATATCACCTGCTGTTGGACGTCCCAGTTGGGGCGGTGGAGAGTATGCTCAGCAAGCTGTATGGCAGCCCGGGCAGCCTATGTCTTCTGCCAAACCAGGCTTCCAGGGAAATACGGTGcctcctcaatctcaacctgGGCAGATGCATCAACCAGCTCAACCACCAACTCAGCCCGTCCAGGCACCCCCTCAGCATGGCCAGATGGGTTTCAGACCTGGTCAGCCACTTCCTCGGACTGGACCACTACCGCCTCAAGCCGCTCAGTTTCCCCAGACCAGTCAAGCGTCtcagcagccaagccaaaTACCTCCCCAGTCTGGACAGATGCTACATCAAGGAGGACCTCCAGCCCAGCCAGGCCAGATTATCCCTCAAACCATGCAAttgccttctcaacaacggcAACCACCTCAGAACAGACAGATGCCACTACAGCAGGGACAGATAAATACCCAGCCAGGACCAGCACCGACTCCATCGAGCCAGATTCCTCCTCAAGCAATGCAGTTGCCGCCCCAGAACCGACAGTCACCTCCCCAACAGGAACGAATGCCCACTCAACAGGTTCAAACGCAACCGCAGTTTAATCAAATGACGTTTAAGCCTGGCCAAGTTCCTCCCCCAGGTCCAGTACCGAGAGATCGACAGCCTGAGCCTAGAGGATACTCAACGGGAGGGCAATCTGTAGGAGTTTCGGCAACACAGCCTGTGACTATACCTCCTAAAGTGCCAGACCCTTCCATGGCTCCTCCTGTAAGAGTTGAACCGAGCAACATTTCTCAGCGACAAGCGCCACCTCAAAGACAACCATCCCCAGCCCAACCAAAAGCTTTGGAACAAGCACCTATGCCTCAGTCTAAAGCTCCTAAGCCGCCTCAACCTCCACAAATTGCTACGCCAAACAcccttcaacctcagccaAACAGCCAGAGAG TAAATCTCAAGTCCATCTGA